Genomic DNA from alpha proteobacterium U9-1i:
TTGTAATAGCCTTCCGGGACTTCGCTCGCCGGGTGCTTCGACCAGGGGATCACTGGGCGATCGCGGCGACCGTCGAACGGCCCGTTATAAACGCGCTTGGGCTCGAGAAAGATCACCGGATCGTCGTCTTCGATCGCGCTGATCAGCAAGCCCTTGGCGTCATACGGCGTTGACGGGATCACCGTCTTCAAGCCGGCCACGTGCGTGAACAACGCCTCTGGGCTTTGGCTGTGAGTTTGGCCGCCAAAGATGCCGCCGCCATACGGCATGCGCACCGTCATCGGGACGGTAAAATCATTGGCGGAGCGATAGCGGATGCGCGCGGCCTCGGAGACCAATTGATCATACGCCGGATACATGTAGTCCGCGAACTGGATCTCGATCACCGGACGAAGGCCGTAGACGGCCATGCCGATCGCCGCGCCGGCGATGCCGGTTTCGTTGATCGGCGTGTCGAAGCAGCGCTTCAGCCCGTACTTCTTCTGCAACCCTTCGGTGACGCGGAATACGCCGCCGAAATAGCCAACGTCTTCTCCGAACGTGAGCACGTTCGGATCGCGCTCCATCATAACGTCGAGCGCTGAGTTGAGCGCCTGGATCATGGTCATCGCAGCCATGTGCGTCAGGCTCCCAAATCTTCGCGCTGCTGGCGCAAGTGCCAGGGCATGTCTTTGTACACATCATCAAACATCGTGATCGGGGCCACGCGGTCATCGCCACCCAGAACGCCGGATTTTTCCGCCTCACGGCCGGCGGCCCGCACGGTCTCGATGCACTCTTCCTGCGCGGCGCGGTGCTGTTCGTCGCTCCACTCGCCGATCAGGATGAGGTGATCCTTCAAGCGTTCCACCGGATCGCCGAGCGGCCAGGCCGTCGCTTCATCCGTGGGGCGATAGCGGCCCGGATCGTCCGACGTCGAATGCGAACCGGCGCGATAGGTGAAGTGCTCAATGAGCGTGGGCCCGAGGTTCGACCTCGCGCGCTCGGCCGCCCATTGCGTGACCGCATAAACGGCCAAGAAGTCGTTTCCATCCACCCGAAGCGGCGGCATGCCGTAACCGACGCCACGCGCCGCGAACGTCGTCTGCTCGCCACCGGCAATGCCTTGGAACGACGAGATCGCCCATTGATTGTTGACGACGTTGACGATCACCGGCGCCTGATAAACCGTCGCGAAGGTCATCGCCGCGTGGAAATCGCCTTCCGCGGTTGAGCCGTCGCCGATGTAGGTCGTCGCGATACGATCGTCGGCCGAATACGCCGACGCCATCGCCCAGCCTACCGCTTGCGGCAATTGCGTGCCGAGATTGCCGGAGATGGTGAAGAAGCCGTCTTTCTTAGACGAATACATCACCGGCAATTGCCGGCCCTTCATCGGGTCGCGTTTGTTCGAATAGATCTGGCACATCATGTCGACGAGCGGATAACCCCGCGCGATCAGCAGCCCCTGCTGGCGATAGCTTGGAAACACCATGTCGTCGGTGCGCAACGCGAGCGCCTGCGCCGAGGAGATCGCCTCTTCGCCCAGGCTCAGCATATAAAAGCTGGTCTTGCCCTGACGCTGGGCGCGGAACATGCGGTCGTCGAACGCCCGCGTGAGCAGCATGTTCTTCAAGCTGCGGCGCAAATCTTCCGGCGCGATGTAGGGCGCCCACGGACCGATCGCATTGCCGTCGCCATCAAGCACACGGATCAGGCCATAGGCGTAATCGCGGAGATCGATCGCGCGCGCGTCGACCTCCGGCTTCGGCGTTTCGCCCGGCTCGGGAAAGCTCCAACCGGTAAAGTCGGGCTTGTCGCCCGGACGCGTTTTCGGCGTCGGGATATGGAGGTCAAGCGAATTCCTGCGCGCCATACTTTACTCCCTGCGGCCCACGTCGCGCATGCGCGCGCTCGCTAACATGCTTAGCGTCTGGCTCAAGCGTCTCGTTTCAAACAGCACAATGTTCAAGCGCCTCGGTACAACGATCACTGGATCGGTTCCTCGAACAGCAACGCTCTCGCATAGCGCATCGGCGGCGAACCGAACGACAGAATGCCGTCATGGTAGGCCTTCAGATTAAAGCCAGCGCCGGCTCGGCGTTCCGCTTCGGCGCGCGTTTCCATGTGCTCCAGGAAACCGACGAAATACGTTGAGAGCTGCGTGGAGGACAGCTGCGCCCGCCGCCACTTGCCCGCCGCTTCGCGTTCTTCCTGGAAGGCGGTTTGCGTCATCAACTGCATCGCCGCCGCGCGCTCCATGCCGTCAACTTGGATCGCCTGGTCGAGAATCGCGTTCGTCACCGTGCGCAATTGCACCTTCAGCTGTGAGAGCCGGTAGAGCGGATCGTTGGCGCGGAAGCCTTGCTGCACCATCATCTCTTCGGCGTAGCATGCCCAGCCCTCGGTGAACGTGCCTGACCCGAGCACAGCACGCAGCGTCGAGGGATAGCGGTTTGAGTGGGCGATCTGCACATAATGGCCCGGCATCGCTTCGTGTACGCCGACATCGAGGATCGCGCGCGTATTGTACTCCCGCAGGAACGAGGTTGCCTGCTCGTCGCTCCAATCGTCGGGCACGGGCGACACGGCGTAGAACGTCTCAAGCCCGCGCTCCAGCGCGCCGGGCGAGTCGCAATAGGCCACCGCGAAACCGCGCTGGAATTCCGGCATCAAGATCACACGCACATTGCCTTCCGGCACCGTGATGAGATCGCGCGCGCGCACAAATGCCTCCGCCTCGTTCACGCCGGCGGTTGCGTCTTCCACCAAATGATCGCGGCGTGGTCTCTCACTCGCGGCGATATCGAGCGCGGCGCGAATAGCGGCTTGCTGCTGGCCCGGATCGGGCGCGTCCGGCGTCGGCGGCGCGTCGGCGCGGCCGGCAAGCGCGAGCTTGGCGACGCGATACATTTCCGCCCGCACGTCGCGCACAGCAGCATCCGCGCGCGCGCGAATTTGCGCCCGCGTCAGGTCCGATTGCATCGTGAACGCGAGCTTCTCATCGAAACGTTGCGCGCCAATACGGAAATTGCCACGCGCGTTGGGAACGAGCGTCCCTTCGATCCAAGCTTGGTGTTCATCCACCGCAGCGTTCGCGCGTGCGATGGCTGCGTTCAAGCGTTCCAGCTTCCGCGCTGAAAGCACGCCTTTGTGCGGCTCGATCAGATCTGTGATCAAACTTTTGACGCCCGGATTTTGCAAGGCGTACGTTTCCGCGTGTGGCGTCGGCACGCGCGCGGGATCAAGCGCCGCGCGCGCTTGCGCTAGCAACGCCGGCATACCTTCCAGCCGCGCCGTGGCGCTTTCGAGCCGTACCGCCATCGGCGCAAATTCACGCGCCATCAAATTGTAGATCGCATCGCCTGCGCGTGTTTGATGCGTCAGCGGGTCCCAGGCCCACGTCTGCGAAACCTCGGCGCTCCAAATCTGGGAGCGCATGGCGTTGGCCAGCAACGCCCAATCGACCTGATTGGCGCGCGACAATTGCGAGCGGTCGATCGCCTCCAGCGCGCGCAACGTCTCTTGCGCGAAGCGAAGCGTGCGCGCCCTACCCGCCGCACTCGCATCGTCGAGGCGCGAGTCGAAGCGATGATCGCCGGTTTGTGTGGCGTTGATCGGCCCCAACCGCATCGATTGGTCGAGCCAGCGCCGCGTCAGCCGTTCGAACCGTCCGTCGTGCGGCGCCGCGGCAGCGTTCGGCGCGCCAAACGGCGTCACAGCCAAAGCGGAGCCGAGGGCGAGCACGACCTGGCGACGAGAGCTGATCATGGACGGCCTTAACTCCCGGTCGCACCTTTTCACCGCTCGCAAGGAGCAGCCCGACGATGCTGATTTCGCGGCAAAATAGCCAAGGTTGTGATTTGCGCAATATCGCACCAAAAGAAACAAGATCGTTCCCGTTCAAGCAAAACCGTAGGCCAATCGTGTCCCGTTTGGAGAGAACGATGGGCGTTTATTGCGCAAAGTTTACGCTGCACTGCACAACGGACGATCGGCGCGCGCCGAAGCGCCCGCTCCCGCGCTTCAAATCGGCCCGAAGCCCGCCTTGTCAGCGCCCCCGGGTGCAGCTATGCACGCGCCCTTCGCGCCCGTAGCTCAGCTGGATAGAGCACCAGACTACGAATCTGGGGGTCAGGAGTTCGAATCTCTTCGGGCGCGCCATCTCTCAAATCGCTAACGCACTCAATTCCGTCGCATTTTGCCGCCGAGGGTGATGCACGGCGGTGCGCGCATGGGAACTTTTCGCGCACGCAAGCGTCTAGCGTTTGGGCGAGGAGGCCATCGGGATGCGCTGCTGGCTGTTCTTCAACAAGGATCTTGGTCCCGACACGCCTGAAGCGCACGAGGTGGTTCGCTTCCAAGAGACCGCGAAAAACCTCGATATCGAGCTCTACGTTCTCAAACCAGGCGAGTTCGATCTTGTGGTGGATTCCACGGAGGGCTGGTCCGCGAAATATCAGGGCCGCGATCTCCTTCACAAACCTGATCTCATCGTTCCGCGCTGTGGCGCAGAGACGAACTATTTCACGCTCGCGGTGCTGCGCCATTTCGAACGCCAAGGCGTGCCGATCGTAAACGGCCCGAGCGCGATTGAGAGCGTCGCCGATAAATTGCACACCTTGCAAATCGTCTCCGCCGCGAAATTGCCGACGCCGAAAACCATCCTCGGCAAATTTCCCGTCGATGTGAATCTCGTCGAGCGCGAGCTTGGCTTTCCCGTCGTCGTCAAGAAGTTGAAAGGCACACGCGGCGCCGGCGTCGTTCTCTGTCAGGACCGCGCGCAATTCGATGATCTTGCCAATCTGCTGGACGGCGCATCGTCGGGCGCCGACTTCCTCTTTCAACGCTACATCAAGGCGAGCCACGGGCGCGACGTGCGCGTTCTCGTCATCGACGGCAAAATCGTCGCCGCGATGGAACGGCGCGCCACCGATGGCGGCTTCAAATCAAACATTTCACTCGGCGGCAGTGGCGCACGCTTCGAACCGCCGGCCGAGATGGCAGAGCTCGCGATCAAGGTGGCGCGCGAGCTTCAGCTTGATGTCGCGGGCATCGACATCTTGTTTGACTCCGAAGGCTACCGGGTTTGCGAAGCCAACTCCGCACCCGGTTTTCAGGGGCTAGAGCGCGCGTGCGGCGTTAACGTGCCGGAATTGGTGTTCATGAGCATGGGCCGCAAGTTCGGCATTCCAGTGCGGCATTCGGAGCGCTGGGAGCGCTTCATTGAAGATGCCGCGCGTTCGGCGCTCGGGCTACGCACAACGACGCCGCCGAAAGAAAAGCGCAGCAAACCGCGCGAGACAGTTCCACGCTTGGCCCCGGCGCGCGCGCGGACGAAGCCGACTTAGACGCCGTCCCGCCACGCTGGCGCATCACCCAAACTTGACGCCTCATAAACGCCCCGCGCAATCGCGCGTGCAAGGCAATCGGCCGCGAGACTGCCGATGCGCGCAATGTTGAGCGCGCGCGGTTCGTTCAAGGATTTCGTCGCGGTGGACAATGCAAACACAACGTCGCCGTCGAAGGGCGCGAAGCTGGGCCGGATCGCGCGCGCCATGCCGGCGCTGGCCATTTGCGCGATGCGCTTGGCTTCAGAGGGCGTGAGCGCGGCGTCGGTTGCGACCAGCGCGATCGTGGTGTTGGCGCGCGGCTGCGGATTGAATTTGGCGCCGCCCCAATCCTCGGCGTCAAAGCTCGCGTTCGCGTTTGGCCGTACGCCTCCAAACTCACCGTCGATTTCGAACGGCCAGGCCCAGAAAGCGCGCGCGTTGGGTATCGTGGTGGAGCCGAAGGCATTGACGCATGCGAGGGCTGCGACGGAGAAGCCGTCTGAGGTGACGATGCTAGCGCTGCCCTGCCCACCTTTGAGCGCGCCGGCGCGTGCGCCGAAGCCGGCGCCGGCATTGCCCAGCTGCACGCTCTTCGATCGCGCGGCGTAGGCGCGTTTGCCGAGCGCAGCGTAAGGCGGCGCTTCACCCCAAGCTTTGTTTCCGCCATTGGCCAGGTCGTAGAGGATCGCCGCGGGCACGACCGGTGATTTTGGCACGCCGGGCAGCTCGATCAGGCCGTAGCCTTTGCCCTCCGCGCCCATCGCCGCCGCAACGCCGTCCGCCGCCGCCAGCCCGTAGACGGACCCTCCCGACAACACGAGCGCGTCAATGGCATCGACCAAATTCTCCGGTTGCAGAGCGTCGGTCTCGCGCGTGCCGGGGCCGCCGCCGCGCACATCAACGGCGCACACCGCGCGCGTATCCGGAACGATCACCGTGACACCGGTGCGCGCGCTTTCGTCCTCGGCGCAGCCTATGGACAAACCCTGGACATCGCACAGAGAATTGGAAGGTCCGGGACGCGCCATGCGGGTCTTTCGTCAAATCAGCTTAGACCCCAGGTAGGAACCCGTCCCATGATCCAAAAGCAAGCTCCACTGAAGCGCTTCCTGGTCGCCATCGCCGCTTTCGCGCTGGCGGCCTGCGCTAGTGGTTCGGCGCCGACGGCGAATGGCGACGCCGGCCCGCAAGGCGAAGCGATGGTGAGCGCGGCCAATCCCCACGCGGTGGAGGCCGCGCTCGAAATTCTGCGCGACGGCGGCACGGCAGTAGATGCGGCGATCGCCGCGGAGTTGGTGCTGGGGCTGGTCGAGCCGCAATCCTCAGGCATTGGCGGTGGCGGCTTCTTGCTCTTCTACAATGCCGAGAACGAACGCATCATTGGCTATGACGGGCGCGAGCGCGCGCCCGCTGGCGCGACGGCGACGATGTTCCTCGATCCGCAGGGCCGGCCGATGTCGTTTATCGACGCGGTCGCGAGCGGGCGCTCCACCGGCACGCCGTCTCTGGTGGCGATGCTGAAGCTGGCGCATGACGAACATGGGCGCTTGCCTTGGGCGCGCCTGTTCGAGGCGGCGATCCGGTTAGCGGAGAGCGGCTTTGAAGTGTCGCCGCGTTTGGCGCGGCTGAGCGCGATGGCGGGACAGCGCGGACGCCTGCGCGCCGATTTCGCGGCGCGCGCCTATTTCTTCGATCGCGAAGGCAATGCGTGGCCCGTAGGCCATCTGCTGCGCAACCCGGAATACGCCGCGACGCTGCGCGCTATCGCCGAGCAGGGTCCGCAAGCTTTGACGCAAGGGCCGATCGCCGAGCAGATCGTGCGCGCGGTTCAACGCAATCCGCGCGGCGGCACATTGAGCTTGGCGGACCTCCAAGCCTATCAGCCGAAGCGTTTTGAGCCCGTGTGCGGCGCTTATCGCGCTTACCGAGTTTGCGGTGCACCTGCGCCCTCCTCCGGCGCGACAGTGATTGAGATACTCGGACTGTATCAGCGCGCGCGGCCCGAGCCCGAGGGCGCCAACAATGCTGACGACTGGGCGGCGTTCTTGTGGGCGAGCCGGCTCGCCTACGCTGATCGCGACCATTACATGGCTGACGACGAATTCGCGCCAATGCCAACCCAAGAACTGGTCGCCCCGGCCTATCTCGAACAACGCGCGCAACTAATAGATCTCGCCGCCGCGCCGCCGACTTTGCTTCCGCCCGGCGCGCCGGCCGGCGAAGAGCTCTTCAACCAATGGGGCCGCGATCTCGGCGACGATCCGGGCACCACGCACCTTTCGGTGGTCGATGCCTGGGGCAACGCGGTGGCGCTCACGGCGACGGTTGAAAGCGCATTTGGCTCGCAGCGTATGGTCGCGGGCTTCATGCTCAACAATCAGCTGACGGATTTCGCGTTCACGCCGACCTTGAACGGGCGTCCCGTCGCCAATGCGATCGAGCCGCGCAAGCGGCCGCGTTCATCGATGTCGCCGACGATCGTCACGGATCGCAATGGCGACTTGGTTCTGGTGATCGGCTCGCCGGGCGGCTCGGCGATCATCGGCTACGTGGCGCGGGCGACGATCGGCATTCTCGATTGGAACATGACGCCGCAAGCGGCGATCGATCTCGGCAACGCAACGGCGCGGACGCCGCCGGCGCGCCTCGAATTGAACCGTCTGCCTGAAGGCGTCGCCGCCGCTTTGACCGCGCGCGGTTGGCAGATCGCGGATTCTTCGGGCGAAGAAAGCGGCCTGCACGCGATCCAGGTGACGGAATCCGGCTTGGTCGGCGGCGCGGATCCACGCCGCGAAGGCGTGGTGGGCCGCTTGCCCGCGCCGAGCGCCGTGGCTGCGCCGGTTCAGTAGTTGACGTTCGGCCTGCGTCGATAAGAGAGGGCGACGCGGCGTCATTTTTTCCAATGAGGTTTCATTGCGTTCGCAGCCAGGTGCGAAAACCGATCGAGTTAGTAACGACAGCTACGCCCGCCACAGCTTGACCCCCGAGTTTGTGTGGTCGCCTAATGCCGCCAGAAGCGGGGCCATGATGCGTTCAAGCGGCATGAGAATCGCGGTCGCGCTCGCGCTTGGGATCGGCGCGTGGACGTGGGCGGACCATGCGCGCGCGCAAACAGCCACCGAGCCGGTGCCTAGCTTGCTCCAACGCCTGAGCGCGACCGAATCCGTGACCGACATTCTGCGCGGCGCGCGTGTGCGCCTCACCCGGCCCGGCGGGTCTCTGGTCCAGTGCAATCCATTCGCGTCCTTTCGACTAGAGCGCGAGGCGTTGCAGCTGACTTGCGCACGCGGCGATCCGCACACCTACAGCTATGCGGAGCCCGTGCGCCGCCTCGGTCGTCGCAGCGCCGCCATTGGGCGCCATGTGCTCGTCGATCAGCTCGACGAACCGCGCATCACGGCTTTGACCAGCGCATGGGCGACGCTCGCCATTTCATCCACGAACGACGAAACATCCGCCTTCGAAGCCGCCGTGTCGCGGGCGCGCGCCAGCGGCGTGGACCAATCCGAGACGAGGCGACGCACGCAAGTCCGTGTCGAGGCCCTGCTCTCGGGCGAACGGCATTTCGACGCCGCCCTCGCCTACGCGGAAACGCTCGAAGCATCGCCGGACTGGGCGCTTGGCCACTACAATTTGTCGCTCGTGCTCGCGCATCTCGAAATGTGGCCTGAGGCGATCTCGGAGATGCGCCGCTATCTGATCGTCGAGCCCAACGCGCCTGACGCGCGAGCGGCGCAAGATCAAATTTATCGCTGGGAAACGTTGGCGGAGGGGCAATGACCTGGAGCTTTACACGCGCTTGTCTTGTGGTCGCAAGCTTGGCCTTGGCCGGCTGCGTCGCCACCTCATCGTTGCGCATGGAAACGCTTGCGCCAACCGGCCCGCGGCTGAGCCACGACCAGGCGCGCACGCAGTTTATCGTCGCTCTCGATAGCGCGCGCGTCCATCGATGCGCGCCTGAAGACGGAGGCTATCAGCGCTTCGAATCCGCGCAATTCGACGGCGGCAGCGCGGTTCTCTCATGCTCCGACAACAGGCGGCGAACGATCGTCTTTCGCGATTTGCCCAATCTCTACACGAGCCCTGCTTACGGCCCGCAAGTTGTTTGCGCGGGCCCCAATGTTGAAGCTTGCTTCGACAGAAACGGGCTTACGCAGCGTGATGCAGTCGCTTTCGTGCTGGAGCGCCGCGACGTCCAACCATTCGTGAACGCTTGGGCCGTGCTGGCCGGGCCGGCGTCCTCGCCGCTGGAAGACACGGCGTTCCAAGCGGCGGTCGCGCGCGAACGCGCGTCCGGGCGCGATTTCACCGAACCGCAGCGCCGCGCGCAATTGCAAGCCGAGGCGCTGGTGGAAGGCCGACGCGAAGCCGACGCCGCGAACGTGTACCGCACAGCGCTCGAACAAATGCCGCATTGGTCTCTCGGCCATTATAATCTGGCGCTGATCGAGGCGAGCTTGTCGCACTACGCTGCGGCCGTCTCGGCGATGCAGCGTTACCTTTATCTCGAGCCCAACGCGCCCGATGCGCGCGCGGTGCAGGATCAGATTTATCGTTGGGAAGCTTTGCGCAACACAAGCAATTAGCACGCAAGGATAAGGCCCGTGTTCAAGAACATCGCTCTCGCCACCGCCATGCTTGCGGCATCCGGCTTGTGCGCACCGGCGCACGCCACCGAACCGGCGTGGTGGACACAACAAAAGATCGATTGCGGCGTCGATCTCGACACCGCCTACAACGATTGGGTGGCGGCGAACTCGCCCTGCCCCCGGGCGAGCGGGCAGAGCGCAAGCGGCTCGGCGACGAGCCAGGTGGAGCGCGATCTCACCGCGTCCATGGCGATGAGCTTGATGGGCGGCGATGGGCGTGGCGCGCTGATGAGCGGCGGCCTGTTGCTGGGGCTGGGCCTGTTGAACGCCGGCAATCAGACTCCTGAACAGGCCGCCGCTCAACGGCGCGCACGCGAAGCTCAGATCGCCGCCGAAGCGCGCCGCCGGCAAGCCGCCTACGAGGAAGAGCAGCGTCAGGAACAATTGCGGCTTGAGCGGAACCGCCAATTGCTGGCCTCGCTGCGCGGTTCAGTCGACGGCGGCGCGCTTTCGATGCGCGGGCTCGAAAGCAGCGGGCCGCTGCAATTGCGCCCGTTGGACGCGGTGGTGGACGCAAGCGTGAGTCACCCCGCAAGCGGGCCATTTCACGGCGCGCCGACAACGCTCGAGCAATCGCATGAATACGTCATCATCAATCAGATGCGCGCCCACGCCGCGAGTTTGGGTTGGGCGGAAGACGAGCAAGAACGGCTCGCCGACACGTTAGTCGGCCTTGCGCAAGATGTTTACGACCTCGAGCCTCGCCTGGTGCGTTATCTATGGAACGAGGCCGCGGAGCATAGCACCGATCCGGCAGTCGCGGCCTCCGCGGCCGCAGGGCAAGGCCCGGACCTCTACGCCTCCGGTTGGCAAACGGGGCGCTACAATGATTGCGTAATTTTCGCCGTCGCAACCGCAACGGGAACGCCCTACGGCGTTGTCTCCGCGCGCGCGGCGGAATTCGTGCGCGCCGCCGAATGGCGGACCGAGGCTCAGCGCGCTAATCCGTTGAGCGTATTCTCCAGCACCAGTGGCGGCTTGAACGGCGGCGAGACTGTGCTGCTCGCCGAAACCTTCGGCCGCTCGCAAGCGGTGCCCTTCGAGGATTTTGCATCGACGGTGCGGTCCGGCAGGCCGGTAATCGTATCGGTGTGGAGTTCGAACGGAACGACGAGAAACAAGCACCAGGTAGTGGTGTCGCGCACGTTCGAACACGGCGGCGAGACCTGGTTCGAGATCATCAATTCAAGTGAGCGCGACCCCAATCACCGCACGCGCATCCGCTCTTATGAGCTCGACCGGCTCATCACCGAGGCGGGCGTGACTATCACGCCAGAGGCGACCGTGCCCATGCTCCGCTGAGACCACAGTCTACGGTTTGGGATAGAGCATCATTTGCGTGCAGCGGAAGATCGCTATGGTTTTGCCGGTGGCCTCGTCTTTGACTTCGGCGTCCCAAACTTGGGTGTTGCGGCCACCGTGGACCATGCGGGCTTCGCAGGTGATGGCGCCTTCGCGCGTGGTGCCGAGGAAATTGGTCTTGAGTTCAATGGTGGTGAAGCCGATGGCGGCTTCGGGCTTGGAGAGCACTGCGCCATAGCCGCAGGCGGAATCGGCGAGCGCGATCACGCTGGCCGCGTGCAGGAAGCCATTGGGCGCGAGATGGTGCGGCTTCACCGCCATGCGCCCGCGCACGAGTCCGACGCCCGCATCGCCCCATTCGAGGCCCATGTGATCGGGCAGAAAACCTGCTTGCCGCTCCGTCAGCGCGCCCGCGGAATTTGTCATGCGGCCCTCCTGGCTTGGCCTACGCGCACATAGTGCGCGCGGCGCCGGAACGGAAGTCTAGGGGCCTGACTTCTTGGCC
This window encodes:
- a CDS encoding branched-chain alpha-keto acid dehydrogenase E1 component beta subunit — encoded protein: MAAMTMIQALNSALDVMMERDPNVLTFGEDVGYFGGVFRVTEGLQKKYGLKRCFDTPINETGIAGAAIGMAVYGLRPVIEIQFADYMYPAYDQLVSEAARIRYRSANDFTVPMTVRMPYGGGIFGGQTHSQSPEALFTHVAGLKTVIPSTPYDAKGLLISAIEDDDPVIFLEPKRVYNGPFDGRRDRPVIPWSKHPASEVPEGYYKVPLGKAAIAREGSELTILSYGTMVHVALAATEESGIDAEVIDLRTLLPVDIDAIVASVSKTGRCVVVHEATRTSGYGAELSALVQEHCFYHLEAPIERVTGYDTPYPHAHEWEYFPTPQRLMKAMRRAMEG
- a CDS encoding branched-chain alpha-keto acid dehydrogenase E1 component alpha subunit is translated as MARRNSLDLHIPTPKTRPGDKPDFTGWSFPEPGETPKPEVDARAIDLRDYAYGLIRVLDGDGNAIGPWAPYIAPEDLRRSLKNMLLTRAFDDRMFRAQRQGKTSFYMLSLGEEAISSAQALALRTDDMVFPSYRQQGLLIARGYPLVDMMCQIYSNKRDPMKGRQLPVMYSSKKDGFFTISGNLGTQLPQAVGWAMASAYSADDRIATTYIGDGSTAEGDFHAAMTFATVYQAPVIVNVVNNQWAISSFQGIAGGEQTTFAARGVGYGMPPLRVDGNDFLAVYAVTQWAAERARSNLGPTLIEHFTYRAGSHSTSDDPGRYRPTDEATAWPLGDPVERLKDHLILIGEWSDEQHRAAQEECIETVRAAGREAEKSGVLGGDDRVAPITMFDDVYKDMPWHLRQQREDLGA
- a CDS encoding hypothetical protein (FIG00815293), translating into MISSRRQVVLALGSALAVTPFGAPNAAAAPHDGRFERLTRRWLDQSMRLGPINATQTGDHRFDSRLDDASAAGRARTLRFAQETLRALEAIDRSQLSRANQVDWALLANAMRSQIWSAEVSQTWAWDPLTHQTRAGDAIYNLMAREFAPMAVRLESATARLEGMPALLAQARAALDPARVPTPHAETYALQNPGVKSLITDLIEPHKGVLSARKLERLNAAIARANAAVDEHQAWIEGTLVPNARGNFRIGAQRFDEKLAFTMQSDLTRAQIRARADAAVRDVRAEMYRVAKLALAGRADAPPTPDAPDPGQQQAAIRAALDIAASERPRRDHLVEDATAGVNEAEAFVRARDLITVPEGNVRVILMPEFQRGFAVAYCDSPGALERGLETFYAVSPVPDDWSDEQATSFLREYNTRAILDVGVHEAMPGHYVQIAHSNRYPSTLRAVLGSGTFTEGWACYAEEMMVQQGFRANDPLYRLSQLKVQLRTVTNAILDQAIQVDGMERAAAMQLMTQTAFQEEREAAGKWRRAQLSSTQLSTYFVGFLEHMETRAEAERRAGAGFNLKAYHDGILSFGSPPMRYARALLFEEPIQ
- a CDS encoding ribosomal protein S6 glutaminyl transferase → MRCWLFFNKDLGPDTPEAHEVVRFQETAKNLDIELYVLKPGEFDLVVDSTEGWSAKYQGRDLLHKPDLIVPRCGAETNYFTLAVLRHFERQGVPIVNGPSAIESVADKLHTLQIVSAAKLPTPKTILGKFPVDVNLVERELGFPVVVKKLKGTRGAGVVLCQDRAQFDDLANLLDGASSGADFLFQRYIKASHGRDVRVLVIDGKIVAAMERRATDGGFKSNISLGGSGARFEPPAEMAELAIKVARELQLDVAGIDILFDSEGYRVCEANSAPGFQGLERACGVNVPELVFMSMGRKFGIPVRHSERWERFIEDAARSALGLRTTTPPKEKRSKPRETVPRLAPARARTKPT
- a CDS encoding endo-type 6-aminohexanoate oligomer hydrolase is translated as MSIGCAEDESARTGVTVIVPDTRAVCAVDVRGGGPGTRETDALQPENLVDAIDALVLSGGSVYGLAAADGVAAAMGAEGKGYGLIELPGVPKSPVVPAAILYDLANGGNKAWGEAPPYAALGKRAYAARSKSVQLGNAGAGFGARAGALKGGQGSASIVTSDGFSVAALACVNAFGSTTIPNARAFWAWPFEIDGEFGGVRPNANASFDAEDWGGAKFNPQPRANTTIALVATDAALTPSEAKRIAQMASAGMARAIRPSFAPFDGDVVFALSTATKSLNEPRALNIARIGSLAADCLARAIARGVYEASSLGDAPAWRDGV
- a CDS encoding gamma-glutamyltranspeptidase yields the protein MIQKQAPLKRFLVAIAAFALAACASGSAPTANGDAGPQGEAMVSAANPHAVEAALEILRDGGTAVDAAIAAELVLGLVEPQSSGIGGGGFLLFYNAENERIIGYDGRERAPAGATATMFLDPQGRPMSFIDAVASGRSTGTPSLVAMLKLAHDEHGRLPWARLFEAAIRLAESGFEVSPRLARLSAMAGQRGRLRADFAARAYFFDREGNAWPVGHLLRNPEYAATLRAIAEQGPQALTQGPIAEQIVRAVQRNPRGGTLSLADLQAYQPKRFEPVCGAYRAYRVCGAPAPSSGATVIEILGLYQRARPEPEGANNADDWAAFLWASRLAYADRDHYMADDEFAPMPTQELVAPAYLEQRAQLIDLAAAPPTLLPPGAPAGEELFNQWGRDLGDDPGTTHLSVVDAWGNAVALTATVESAFGSQRMVAGFMLNNQLTDFAFTPTLNGRPVANAIEPRKRPRSSMSPTIVTDRNGDLVLVIGSPGGSAIIGYVARATIGILDWNMTPQAAIDLGNATARTPPARLELNRLPEGVAAALTARGWQIADSSGEESGLHAIQVTESGLVGGADPRREGVVGRLPAPSAVAAPVQ
- a CDS encoding comA-related protein → MTNSAGALTERQAGFLPDHMGLEWGDAGVGLVRGRMAVKPHHLAPNGFLHAASVIALADSACGYGAVLSKPEAAIGFTTIELKTNFLGTTREGAITCEARMVHGGRNTQVWDAEVKDEATGKTIAIFRCTQMMLYPKP